In Ciconia boyciana chromosome 1, ASM3463844v1, whole genome shotgun sequence, the genomic stretch CTTCTAGAttacaacatttcttttacCTACACAAGCAATATTCACAAAGTTTTGAAAGGAGGAGTGCAAAAAGGCCCTGCAATAAGGTGCTTTATGTAAGAGATCACCACCATGAACCTTTTTAGGAAGGAGAAACAATACAAACATCCACGAAAAAAAAGTATGCCCATAATGAGCATCAATTCAGATGTacagaatgtaaaaaatgtaatgtaagTTTCTATAAAATTGGTTAGTCCAATAaaactattactttttttttcaaataatgttttaaatcatGGGAATAAGCTTTTTCACAttgcctaggaaaaaaaagaaatcctcatAGATAAGAAAATGAACAAGGTGATAAGATGATTATCAGAAGGAATATCTAAAAGGGAATTGTAAGAAGAAGTTGTGGTACCCTGGTAATGGCAGGGAAATAGACTTCCCTTAGGAATATGCCAATGAgtctttctttaataaaattctCTCCAGAAGACTGAGGATAAGGATGTTACAAAAGATAAACTCATATTTTCAATTTGACATTTACCTGAGCGAATCCCAGATGGAGCAGAAGTGAATGCTGCTGGACAAGCTAACACTTGAATGTCTGTCCATTCTGTTAATAAGTTTAGCATAGGTAACAAGAGTAGAGCTTTCCTTCCTGCAGTCCTCCCTTTAGGCAacctaaagagaaaaagaagagaaagcacaggAGAATTCAGTGTTTGGGTCTGATTCAGGCTGTGAACTACATGGAGATATTCTTTTAGTGCCAATAAGTTTGTTTTGTGTGTATCTGTTTATTAACAACTGGACTGGGGCTGTTCAACTTATTTCATCAGGGTGACTGAAACAGTACTACAGAATAATGACTTTTATTTACTGATATTCTCCTTGGCTGGATTCAAATCATGACCTAAATCTGAGAAGATATCTCATTTACCAATCATGTAAgtggaagaaatgttttctaataaaatattgaCAATAAATAAACAGCTGACACAACcttgctccttttctgctgctaGTTATAGACTTTCTTAGCCACCAATTCTCACTTGGGAGGTTGGCAGGAAAAGCCCCAACGTGCCATTTGAGCATCACTGCTATAAAATTCTTCCCACTCGCTGTTCACCCAGAAAGATATGACTCCTTTACAAACCTCTGACTTTTAAATCCATCTCACTGTGCACTAACAGCTCCGAAACAGATTATAAGAgcgtaagaaaaaaaaaaacaaacagattcATTAAAGAGTAACTATCAAAATTTGGGTTACCATAGGATTCCAACTGCTAAAACTGAAGTCAAATTTCCCCAAAAGCTGTTTACCCTGCTCTAAATGCTTTGTCTGCTCTCCTACCAGCAGCCTAGTATAAATGGGAATAAGTAATGAAGCCATCTTTCTGCTGTGCTAGTTTTTCTGGAATATAACCCCTGTGGTAATAATTACATGGGCTTATCCATCCCAGTGTGAACAACACCAGAGTGTCAATTATGACAAACGCCTGATACCCACAAGTGCCTGTTGTAAAGAAAACCAACTGTTTCCATTCTCTTAACCTTGGGGTCAGGGTTTCCCACTGGGactaacagctttttttcctgctgtaagTATCCATTTGAGAGTTGCTAGGAGGTGTTATGATACACAGACCTACTCTTTCAGCActagtttttttcttgtttggtaATCTGAGCCTAACCCTCACCAGGGGTTTACACAGAAACACctattgctgtttttcatttgtattatcTCCTTTGGGTGATACTGTTCAAgacatttcactttcttttccacacCATTTGCAATACAAGCTGGAGAGTCCCCAAAGCCCACTGGTAGCATGGACTATTAGTGACCTAATTCCAGCCTCTGGGGTCTCTCTTGTAGTCATTTGCTATTTCCAGCTTTTGAGCCAATTATCAGAGGAGTCGTATGTAAAAATGGAACCACTAAGCTTTGATCCTAGAATACAGACTTCTCTCAGGCAAACCAAAGAATAGTTCATTGCATGGACTATGAAGAAGTAATGGAACCTAAAAAGCCTGAATCAGTCTGATATACTCCAtctggcagaagaaaatggtAATTAGTATATACAAAACAACTGACATTTTCAGTCACAGGGTAGTagtgtaaaatatatataaacattcCTGAAGAAATATGCTCATATGCAGCCTAAAGAGGGCATATATGAATTCAAGAGCAGCATATAAGCAAAAAGTCACAGTAAACATGGACTGAAGTTTCCTGTTTTATATTAGcgaagaaaaatatttttttctatgggTACTGTGAGTCATTCTttcaacagatttatttttcatgtacaTTCTGTCCACTTGATCCTTCCACTTTCCACATGTGTGTGGTATTAGAAACTACACTGAGGAAAATAAGAACCACCACACTGGATCAAAATAAGTTTCCTCTAGTCCTCTAACCCAGCATCCTGTCCCCAACAGTGGACACAGAAAAAAGCCTTTGGAGGAATGTAAGCACAAGGCAATCACACTATGACACTTTCCCCTAATCCCATCCCAAATCCCAACCACTTTACCTCAGGAACTTCACAAGCTGGATGTGGCCTGTATGAGTTCGGTAACCTTCAATGGATCTCTCTTCCATGAATTTGTCCATTCTCCTTCCCAACACATAAAAGCTCTCAACATCACAACATCCTTGGCAGACTAAATTTAATAGGTACTACATTCTTTACTACGTAAATGTATCTTTTGAAAAAGCTACAGGTTGTACTCACCAACATGAAAGGTTTACTGGTACTTTTGCCAGGAGAGGTTTGTCCTAAAATTCTGGACAACCTGTAATGTGGGTGTTGACATTTCACCTTCCTAATAATTCCCAATTGTGTTCTATTAATTAAAACTCATATTTACTCCTATTTCTCCAAAAGACTTTCAGTACAGGGTTTCTGGAATCCTTAATCACAGTATTGTATGGTTTATGGTTATACGGAGCACCTAAGGCATCATTTCAGCTAAGAAGGATAGCAATAtgatatttcttcctttttttagaaGTAAGATGAAAGAGGACAATATACCTAGGACTTTGTGAGAAGAGGCAAGTTTGAtagcaggagcaggagaaagaaacataCACTTATGACATAACTTACAggaaaaacaccaaagaaaacactgcCATTGTAAGGATTCCTATCCTGCCTCTAAACATAGATGAGACCAGCACTGAGCTTTGCTTTAGAGGAAAATGCAGGAGTTCCTATATAATGAAGGTTGGCtataaaatgcttcaaaatatttttaaccaaaatatGCTGCAggcatacaaaatatttttttaaagattttaaattctTGCCTGAATTCTTTCCAAACCTAAATGCAATGTGGATGGGTACTAGATTGTATATACGTCTTGGACTGCAGCAAATTCAACCTGATTTATCATTCTTGTCTTACATAACAGGTTGGAGACTATAACAGATACTTTAGAATACTCCACAAGCTCAGACAGCAAAGTAACTCCATATTATGCTGGGACCATGATACCAAGATGCCAACAAAACCAGAGGTATACCaaaaacaagtaagaaaacatGATTACAGGTCTAGAGAGGCTGATTcataaggaaaaatgtaaaataaataattctgtataGCTTGGCTAACCCAAGGACTGAAGGATATTATAACTGTTTGTAAAATCAAATGAAAGGCATAAGCAccaagaaaacagtgaaaaagaaggCTAATCCAGAGACTTATATGAGGAGATATTGATGAGATAAAAATATGTAGGAGAAATGTTAACTGGCAACCAAGAAACATTTATTATCAATGAAACCTCCAAATTTTAGAATATGCTTTCAAATAAAGGAAGTCATATGGCTTCTTTAACAAATaagtaggaaaagaaatgcagggtGAGTGAAAGATGGCTGACTGGTACCCCTGAAGACTGAAGTTGCTTGTCACAACACATGTAGTAGTCATGGGAGATAGAAGCAGGACAAGCTTCCTTTTCAAAGTGCTATGCTAGCACTATGACAATAACATCAAAAATTTCGGGTACATTGGCTGATATGGACCTGGAGCACCTTATGATTGAGATTACAGTTATTTATGTGtggtgggaaagagaaaaataaattataatggaTGAGCATCCCAATTAACTCTGCAGTGTATATGTATCCTAAAGGGGAAGCCCAGTCCtaatattttcctgaattaaCCTGATTGAGACGGTAGTAAATATGTAAGCACATTACTGAACCTGATGAGTGCAGTAACACAGACTTCCTCCCTAAATTCTATCATTGCACATAGACGAACTCTCAGTGATCCTGTTGCCACAACTCTCCATGTCTTTCAGCTTCAGGCAGATTTGTTCGAATAACCTAGAAGTGTCAGATTTTGATTGTATTCTTCTTaccacaaaaaaatcccaacaacaaaatgccttttaattaattaaatacttGATATGTAACAAAGACCTCACTACATGCCTGATGAGGTCATaaatctgcttctctctttgtAAATAAGCCTTAGTAGGAACTAACTAAAAGGATAAGAAAGGATTTCCACTAATCAGGATTGCTTTCACATGGCTGAATTACACAGAGGAATCACAATTACTAGCCCTGCACTTGCTCTCCTTTCATCAGTGGGCAAATGCACTCATTCCAATGGTGGAAGTCACACTCCAGTAGCCAAAAAGACAGTCCTACAATCCTTATCCTCTCTAAGCTGCCAAAAGAAGGTAAGAGAGAAAAGTTGTTCTGCCAGCTAccaaatggaagcagagcatcCAGCTAACAACCACGAGATACTGGTATCTCTAAACCAGAATCTAATCTTGGTACTACATCAAGGGTATATAATATGTGAAAGTGTAAGGCAAACCCCACATCACTGAATGCAGCGAACAGCGTACTATGAACCATACTGTTCCAAAGGCAACACACCAGTTGGTTGAAACATTTTGACCCGCAAGTCAGCTATCTCACATTGTAATTAAATACAAAGTCTCACCAGGTCTGAGCTAGGACACAGGCACAGTGTTTGTGAGAAATAAAGGAGGCTACCTGAGAGGTAATATTACTTCCCCTACTACTGTAGCacactgaaaattcaaaaaCCACTACAGGAAGTGTaataaaaatagagagagaATATTAAACTGATTGAATTAACCTTTGTCATGTTTGATTCAATAAAGCTTCCTCTTTAGAAATTATCTAAAGCTGCTGGAGAATTTCCAGTTTATCACAGAACTCAGCATCAGAATGATACTGGCAGTAGagaaatattcttaaatattcttATCTCATACATACCTCAATTATCTTTCCTCCCTTCTAGGATCAATTAATCAAGCTAGAAAAATCAAATCTCACTTTTGCACCACCTGCCTTTCCCAAAAGACAATTTCAGTTGTATCACAACAGACTTGGTTGCTTTTTAACCTAAGAACTGTTGGGTTTGAgtcctgaaacagaaaaggggtttttttcactcaCAAATATACTCTAGATAAATGTGATTCATAGTCCTTTATAAAAGGATTCCCCTTGccagaaaaacattaaatatcgGGAAAAGTGTCCCCAGATGGATTACAGAATGGCAAATAGGTCTCAATagcatttttattgttgttattattgctTGACAAAGTAAAAATAGAGGTGTCTTCAAAGGTGTCTTTCCCTGGAATGAGCAACTCAGCATAAAGAGAATTTATATGCTGAAAAGCTTACAGTCAATGTATTATGTCTGTATATATAGTATCTCTTCATTTACAATGCTCCACCTCTCCTAAAAAAGCTCAGGTTGTAAATTTTTTAGACTTCTACAGCACCTTGCCCATTGGGGCCCAGAATGGAGATTTTGGATGCCCCTGTAAGTATGAGCAACCAGAATTACACGATAGAGTTTGCTGTTGCCTGCAGGaaaaattgtttctgctttccttcaagGCCAAGAGGAAAAGCTGAATGTTGCAGGTTTAGGTGCAGGAGGCACTTTAGGGCTGTTCTCTCGTTTTGAGTAGTATCTGCTGGGgctaaagagagaaaaggacaaaCTCCTGAGCGTAAGTCAGTTTTCCCTCACTCTGATGAGGATCTTCCTGCATCTTCCTCTTCGTTTCCTTCTGAGCAGAGTTCTCGAACCGAACCTCCTGACTCACCGTGACAGATGTCCCCGACGCCACCTCCTCCATCTGATGGAAGATGAAGCGCCTATTTGCCCCCAAACAGCTGATTCATGCCGCCTGCCTCTCCCCGGAACAATAAAGCTTCAAGCGGACTGTCAGTTTGCCGAGGTAATAGGTTTTCACAGCCAGGAGAAGGTGAGCGCCAAGGATTATTAATAGTGTTCCTTGATTAGTTAAGGGAAAGATAAATGTGACACCGTCACCAAAATCCCTGAATATCTGATACCAGTGAGGAGTGGGTATCACCTGCCAAAAAtagaaagagcaagagagattATATAAGTGGGGTTCCTACCCCGAGTTCCACCTCTTTTTGACCACCTCCATATCTAACACCCTTTTCAAGCGTGCTTAGGAGAGATCCAAAAGGTAAGTAGCAAGAAAATGTTCAAACTTCCACAGCAAACGTGGATTCGCCCGCTCCCGGCAGGAACCCAGGACCTTCGCCCGGAGGAAAGCAGATAAGGATATCTTCCATCACTCCGACCCTATCCCCCTTCCCACAAACAAAAGCCCAGAGACAGAGAGGTGCAAATCTTCCAAACACAGAGGAATGGCTTCCCGCAGAGAAGgctgaaaaggagaagaaagggctattaaaaggaggaaatagGTGAACACGTTGAGGGGGaatgaggagaaaaggagggaggaaagtgagaaaacgaaagaacaaaacagggaaggggaggggagaaagtgAACGAGAACGCGAGCAAGGACTCGGTGAGCAGAAGTTACTGAAATGCTCAGTCGTGAACCAAAGGCAAAACCCCCTCCAAAACACGTCGCAGAAATGAAATCTCTCTTTATGCACAGGCGATCGCAAGCCGTGGGATGAAGTTGCTCTCCTTGGTGTGGTCATTAGGAAGATAAAGGAAATGTGTCACCCTTTTTGCAAAGGACTCCCGGCTTTCTGCTTCAACGTTCCGCGTGGGGACTTCTTGCTGCTCATGAAATTCTCCCTGAATTGTTTGCTTTTGACAAGGGCGGGTTGATTTCTACTTAATTTACGTGATCATTTACTTAGAAAGAATATCATCATTCTGGCGCTAGTGGAAGGGGAAGTTGAGCTATACGAAAGCTTCTGTGCAGACAACTTGGAAATCCACACCGTGGATTTTAGCAAATCGTTCGGGCAGGAAAATTGGCAAAATCtcagaaataaagggaaagcaCGTCATTCATCTCGCAGGGATGATGAGAAAAAGGTGAAGGGTCGAGTGTGAAACTGCCAATTCGTGAAACGCCTTTTATGTTAGAATAACATAACAGTTTTGACTAAAGCTTGGTGGTTAAAAGCTTCTAGAAGTTTGCCAGCTGTCCTTAAAACGGATGCACTGCTGAGATTAGAGGCGGGCCTCAGCCACCCCTCCATGTTAGATCCCCAGCTGTCCGCTTCGTAACCCTGCATGTCGCTGCTTTCACTTTCCTGGCCGTGGACGGTACGGCCTCTCCACTTCTGAAGCGGGGATGGGAAGCTGGGGGGAAATGTTATTTACGCTATACAAACGGCTCCACCTGATCCGAAGCCTCATTTTTCTGGCACCTCTCACTTTTCGCCTTTGCAGCACGATTAGGCCATGGCAGCCTGAGGGATCCGATGACGAGGGAAAGCGGGGCTTCGTTAGCTATGcggagggagctgctgggccCCATCCCCAGGGCGCAGGCACGGAATGCACCTCAGATACCTCAGATGCCCGGCACGCCTCTGGCCGGTTTCCTTGGCATGAGGCTAGTTAACCTGCTTGGCGCCGggcagcacggcaagcagcgCTGCGCATCGCCTCTGCCAGCTACCGACGGGAGTTACTGGCGGGGGCAGCCCTCCAAACATGCTCTGCGTTGTCAGCAGAGCAGGGTTGACAGCAAAACACGAGTCACCCGCAACGAGAGCATCTTCACCGGCAGGATGGTCAGGAGCATTCCTGGTCGTGGGGACCTAAAAGGAGGCTCTGTGGCTCCAAGAATGAGGATACTGCAGCAACGGGTTTGCAAAAGGTTCgtaaggaagaaaacaaactgtggAGACCGAGGCCCAGCTCCTTTGCAGGCTGCACTGATGCTGGGAAGTGGATGGCCATGCCCTAACAGGCCGGAGGCGTCTGCACTGGGAACAAGAAGGGACTCTTCTCCCTTCCGCCAgttaaggaaaagcaaagggatGCCAGCTGCAGAAGATCGTGCACATTGATTTCTCTTGTAAATAGCTGTATATTGATGGGTCTACATTTAACCTAAGCATAAAACAGACTAACGATTGGGTTTTAACCTGTGCTACTCGAGGCTTTTTCAACTCTGTTCTCCCAGCTGAACTCCACTATAGCAAGAGACCCGAGTAACCCAGGTACTGTCTTTACCGCACCCCTTCACCTCCCAGCTCTGAAACAAGGGGGGCAGCTGAGCGAGAGCCGCCCATGCGGGAAGCTGCATGGAGCCCTGCTGCGAGGCTGCAGCTTCCCTCGGGTCAGCATCCTAGCGCGCAGCTCCTCTTCTCCTGTACACCAGGGAAGGATGTGTTCAACCCAGGGAGAGGGACTCAGCTCCCCCCTCCGTCTCCTTGTTTGTCCTTGGAGAAAACCAAGCCTCTCTGGTATCTCaggaaatacacagaaatgaggggaaaaatgttcCAACAAGAGAAAAACGATGGTCCCTCCCACAACGAAGagttgctgtttaaaaaagaaacgaggaaaaaaaacagggaacCCCaatgtcacctcctcctccgtCCTTCTGTGCTCAGTGGCACGCTAACGCCTCACCCCTTACAGCTGAACTCAGGCCGCGGAGAACAGGACAGGGGCTTGCACTTTTAAAAGCGCCGAGGAATTACTGACAGGGCGACCCGAGTTTTTGCAGCAGCCGCCTCTTTTCAGGCCGCTCCCTCACCGTCCTGTTCAGGACAAGGCCCCTTGTTCAGGACAAGGGCTGTCCCTGCTGATGGCAGCACGGGGATCTCGCTGCCACCGCACTGCCCTCCCCCGTCTTCCCTGAAGCGGAGATGCCAATACTCCTGCAGAGATCTGCCCTACTACTGGGCCCTAACCTTGGCTATCTCAGCCTAATggctcctgcccagcctccGAGAACGAGCTGGACTACTTGCCATATGGGCACAGTTTcttggagaaaacaaacaaagcctaGAAAACACATTACAATTCCTAAATCTTTTTTTGACGATGTCGGGAAGTGCCCGGTCCCGCCTGAGAAGCCCACCACTGCACGAGCATGTTGTCACCTCGCATCTCGCTTCACCATATCATCTCGCGGAAGATTCTGCAGCATATTGTGCATTACAAATGGGATCTGTGGGATTCGCAGGGATGTGATAATTCATTCAGCGAGGATGATGCTTAATAGGGACTGGCCCGAAAGAAACGAGGTCTAAAAGGAATATGTGTgtgaaggggagggggaagggaggagggggagatgtttgaaatgtttgaaCGATAAGGCAAATGTTCAAAAGCTACATTACATTTGCTTCCCGACCTCAAGAGCAGCTTGAAGCTTGGCATATGCTGCTGCTCCTTACTCATCACCGAATAAACTGGTAAAGCTCGTCCTGACTGTATACTAAAGGAGaaggctctgctctgcaccacCAGCTCTTCCACTGCACCCGAGAACTTGACCTTGGCACAACTCTTTCTCCAGCCGGTATCACGACAGGCTCTGGCACTGCTCCAGTAAGGCTTAGGCTCCAAACTCCCAGGGAGCGACCCCCACTCGcgtcctcccccaccccggtCCCCGCAAAggcatccccatcccctctctTTAGCCGAACCCTCACGTCTGTGGACTACTTGGTGCTCTGCAAACTGGGGAGCGACAGCCCGTGGCACTCATCCACGCAGAGCTATATAGCTGGCactgctccagcctttcccgGTGTGCCATCcccacacagcactgcagctttGGTCATATGAGCAGAAATGATgagaaaagcactttttaatcttttcGCACTTGCTTCCCTGTTCAAACAGTTGCAGGATGGCTATGACTGACGTGCTCAGCGCTGAGGATATCAAGAAGGCTGTGGGAGCCTTTTCAGGTGAGtgcttcctcccccccccccttctccctcctttcgTCTCCTCAGCTTAGGATAGCAGTGCATTTATTTAAGCTcgggaaagagcagaggaacCAGCTAGACAAAATATCAAATGAGGAtgtgttttcagaagtgcaGTGAAAGCATGACAGGTTTATCAAGTGCAGGGCTGCATCCTCAGCAAAGTTGCCCTGCACGTTACAGAggtgaaatttattttgaaggaaggCAAGCAGTACTTGTGGACAGACTTTGCTTCTACCAAGGGGATACTTTAAAAGGGAACAAAACCCTCGGTGAACCAGGGTGGATTATATCTTGACGTGGGATAGGGAAGTCAGCCGTGGATGCCGGCAGGTTCCCACTCACCCCCAAAATTCAGCTTCAGGTATTGCAGAACTGCTGTTTCTCGTTTCAAGGAGATAAGAAACCACTCTTTTCTTACTTCCTATGCAGAACCCCCGGGTGGGCTTTGCTTTTCGGGATGGAGCAGAAGGCAACAGCAGAGCAAGTGGGTGCACTGCTCGACTGCAGAAGCTTTCTGCAGGACGAATGGCTGCAGCGGTCCATACTTCCCTCTCAGACTCCTCCGGGTTTCAGATATTCCCTACCCCCCTAATTCATCGCGACCCCTAGACTGATAGCAAACCGTCTTGGTGCTTACAGAGACTCAGGTAGTTAAGGTTGCTCTCAAAGAAATGCCAGAAATGGTGCTCCGGGATGCACACGCTGTatcccccccccatcccccccaacTACCTGGCTGGTGGCACCACCCAGGAGAGCAGCCTCTTTCTGTCCTGCTCTGTGCGATGACCTTCCCAAACAGACAGAAGCGCAAAACCCGCTGAGCCCGAATAAACTCAGCAGCCGGGGAGTCGAAGGACCAACAAACTGCTTTGCTCGAtccagcagctgtttttctCATTAGCTTCCATTGTTCTGGGGCCATCCCCAAGTCCCGGAGCAGATGCAGTTAGCAGCAACTAATGTCAGATCTCAGTCAAGCAGAGCCTCCTTAATTTTATGTAATAGGAAAAGCTGCGGCGGGAATAAGGACgcatggggaaggaaaaaaaataagtccaCAGCAGGTTTTGGAGGTCACTGTTTTGGATTCCTAATCCACACCTTTCTAATCCACACCACAGTCGTTAGCAAGGCGACGTGGGTGGGACAAAAGCGGGTGCGGTTAAAGGACAGGAGAGGGGGAGCAGGTAAACTCATTTATCTCGGCTCCGATTTCAAGGGctctgggtgttttttttcctccccggCGATCGTGCCTCACAAGGTCTTGCAGGCAGCATACAGCACAGCACTCCCTTGCAGGGTCTGAGCTTAGGAACCACGATTGCACAGACCTTCAGCGGTCGAACCGCAACACTGATTTCTAGTAAGTCTTCAGGAAAAACGGAACGGAACTGAAATAGCCATGTGCTCCGAAACACTTCTTGTCAACGCTAGGCTCCGTGGTTGAGGAAGAgcgggtttttttttccaggggtGGATATGTCAAAAAGTGACAGCCATCTAATAGTCAGAGTCCACTCTCAGATTACTGTTTTAACGTAAAACTTAGCACAAAAAGCGTTTAAGGCAATGAAATGAGACCGAGCAGGTTAGActtcagctcccagctctgtcaCAGACTTTctgtgtgaccttgggcaagtctCCATCCGTCTGTAGCTCAGCTCTTCATCTGCAAAACGGAGAcactgctcctctccccccttGCTTTTTGCAATTAGTGTCTGTGCAGCATGGACGATTTCAGTGCATACGTGTAGCTCCTACCACAGCTGGGCTCGACTGTGCCTCCCAGGGTAGGACATGCAGCAGGATGGAAGAAAACCACGGGTATGTGTTAGTATTCGTTTCAATGATTTTTCTAAGCAGTTCTCTGGCTTTTCATCTCCTGTAGCGGCTGAATCTTTTAACTACAAGAAGTTTTTCGAGATGGTAGGATTGAAAAAGAAGAGCCCAGAAGATGTGAAGAAGGTTTTCCATATTCTTGATAAAGATCGAAGTGGCTTCAttgaagaggaagaattaaAGTAAGTAAAGATATGTCCTTTCTCAAATTACCTTGCCTTAAGagtctaattttcttttttacaagaTTCTAGATAATGTCACGCAATTCAATCTCTTGACTAGTATTTGTGCGCAATAATCAGTTGTTTGCTGGTTTTATGATCTAAAGCGTGTTGGAGGTAGCTAGCTGTAGCTTTTATTGCAGGACCCTGAAACACATGATGATCAATACCTTACAGATAGTTCTTCAGTGAAATGCAGTTTCAGAGCAAAGCGCTCTTCCTGAATGTTAAAGAAGGTCAATAACAGAAGATATAACCCTGGATTCCAACTCATATATCAAAAGTgaaactgttctgaaaaaagctttccttttttccatgcCTCCTCTTTAGGTTTGTACTGAAGGGCTTTACCCCAGATGGAAGAGACCTATCAGACAAAGAAACCAAGGCTCTTCTGGCAGCTGGAGATAAGGACGGTGATGGTAAAATTGGCGCTGATGGTATGTGATTAGAGGAGTAAACTTTGACAGTAACAATCGAATATTACTCTTACACACAAGAACTGAGGAAATCTAGGAATCACGGGGGGCTGTGACCTTCTGAAGGGCACCATTTGGACTTAATGAAATGCCAAGCCCTGCTACATTTGCCGTACCTTGCTTGCAGGCTTTAGGGGAAACAGGAGCCGAGTTCTGACACTAGAGGGGGCAAGAGTTTACAGAGACCGAGATGTAGTTAAGGCGCACTACAGCACAGGGCTAAGTACCGATCCAACTTCCACTTCAagtcctttaatttttctgttgatttcagtggagcGCGGATAAGGACACTGACAGTGCAAAGACCCGGGCTGGACTATAAAacttagaaaaaagaaagaaaaaaagctgagtGCCAGCATTTCTGCTTGATGATTGGTAAATAGAAAAGTAATGCATGACTTAGCAAA encodes the following:
- the PVALB gene encoding parvalbumin alpha; this encodes MAMTDVLSAEDIKKAVGAFSAAESFNYKKFFEMVGLKKKSPEDVKKVFHILDKDRSGFIEEEELKFVLKGFTPDGRDLSDKETKALLAAGDKDGDGKIGADEFATMVAES